DNA sequence from the Phoenix dactylifera cultivar Barhee BC4 chromosome 13, palm_55x_up_171113_PBpolish2nd_filt_p, whole genome shotgun sequence genome:
TTGATTGCAATTTCTCATGGAACACAACGACTCGTTTGCTGTTGCACGGGGCCAAATATTCTTGCTGATGGATCCAGTTCCTTGAGCTAATCGAGCATTTTCTCTTATTCTCCAAGAGCAAAGACAGCATGAAGTCACTGCACTTAATCCGACAATTCTAAATGCGGTGGCACCTTCGACAAAGTCTTCTAATCATGATGACTAAAAGACTTCCAATAAGAGGAGACAAGATTCTCAGCGAGAACACCGTGGACAAGTGCTACAACTTGCATAGGTACCCTCCGGGTCGTCACCTTCACGAGGGAGGAAGGAGGTTCTAGCTTCTTTCATTAACCAATTAAGCCTCCTCAGGTGACAACTAGCCACACCTTCAAATCCTTCATCTTTTTCTCTTGCTGCCGATCAATTTAAGCAAAAAACGATCATCAATGGCCCATCAAAGAGGCACCTTAATTACAAGCTTCAATGTCGAATACTGCCATCTTAGTTGTTGCCCTTAATGCCTACTCACCTACATCTACTCCATGGATCATTGACACCGGGTTCACCGATCATATGGTTAATTACATCTGCATATTATTGACCAGAATAAAATCCAACGAACTCACTTCAGTTACTTTGCCAGATGGTAGTTTAGCATGCGCTACTTTATCTCCCTTCTTGACACTTCATAATGTTCTACGTGTGCTTTCTAAGTTCGATCTGATGTCTACCGGCAAGCTTACCTGCGATTCTCGTCGTTCCATATCTCGGATTTTTATTTTATCCAGGGTCGGGACTCGAAGATGATGATTGGAGTGGGTAAAGTGTGTGCTGGTCTTCACCATTTTACCATCCCTGATGCATCTCCAAAGTAATTTCCTTTGCCTCGTCTTTGTTCGATATATGGCATCGTTGCTGGGGTTGCCCTTCTCGCTCTCGGTTCGAGCTCTTTGGCTTGACTTGCAGCTGATGCACAAGTTGGGGCAACCATTGCGAGAGCGGAAAACCTCGAGTGGCTGACCGCAAAcatttttttatcattatacttatttttattttttaaaaaatattatttactgATTCATCGAAACCGATCACAGCAGATGTAGCAGATCGACCAATAAAAACTCACTACAAAGCCGTAAGCCGACCAATAAAACTTTATCACGTAGATAACTCTAAAGGCACGTGGAAAGTCTTTTGAATTCCAAACTCTTCTTCTAGTTAGCGATCATGAATGGTTCCCATGACTGCACGACGAACTAGCGATATACACGGGCGAAATGCATGAGGGTGATCTTTGGGACATACATGATTTGTTACCAAAAACGGAAGATGTGCGTGCCTGGTTTCCTCGACCATGAAAGCTAGCCCTCGTTTATATAAACCACTCTCAAGATCTTCCAAGCAAGTATTCCCGAGCTCTTGAAGTGCGCCTATGTTTTGTTTATTCCCTCATGCTGCTGCTCTGTCGCTCCGACAACATCTCCATTGTTCCCTAGAAGTTGATTCCAGCTTAGATATAGGAAGATCCCCACCGAACTTTTCAACAAGAGAATTTCGTTTGTCTACAATATTTCAGGTCAGAGTGCAGCATTGGAGCCACCATCCGAGCATCCTCTTCTCCTCGGAGACGTGCAACAACTCTCAAGCCGACGTCTCCGACTCAAACAGCAAACCCACCAACCTTTCTAGTGACCTTGATAGCTCGGTGCCTAGTTTAggctagaattatttttttttttgatactaaGAAGGTAAATGTCATCCAAGACTTTATTAAAAGAATTAGTAATTACAGAAAGGATGAGTTATAGAAAGTAGAGAGTCTGTCAGATCAGAACTGTAGGTATTAGTTCTAACTAAATAAACCTatgagaaagcaaagaagatagTAATCTGTTAGCTGTGTATAACCCAgaacagaaacaaaaaaaaaacagagaattgTGTCATATTTTGAAGAGCAGACCAACTCCAAAACATCTTTTGTTCCATCAAGTTTTTGTTGAGGAACATCCTAGAGTTATGCATTACCTTGCAAAACCCTtttttttctgtcgagtttttGTTGAGGAACATTCTAGAGGCCAGATTTTAGCGGCAACATATACCTTTTGAGGTAATGTAATTTTAATGAAGGATATGACTGGATTCATGTAAAATATGATGGCCCTTCAGTGTGCAGTAGGTTCTGGTTATATCAAATCGGCTTAATTTTCATAAGCAATGTCTGATTTGCAGTTCAAGTGTCTAATTTGTTTCTTCTTGCAATGTTTCAAGGCGGGCGTATAGATGTTGCCGGGGCTGATTGGGATCTTGTTCTGATGCAATTCTATTGGATAGACGTTCCGATTTTTCGACTCGGAAATTCCAATGTCCCCTGTAATCACAGAGAGATGCATGCTGTTCACGAACAGCGATACGGGCAGGAGTCAAGAATGCTATTTGTAAAAGAGCAGACTTGCGATCGCAATCTTAGATTCGTAATACTTCAGCGCTGAATACCGGACGTAAGATCGGACCTTGTTCTGGTTAAGCTTGCCGTGAGGAAGAACGCCTCGGTTTGCAGAACCTCCCCGGTCAACTAATTGGTCTTATCCGCAGCAGTCCACCCGTGGAAACAAGGGACTTGGTTGATCCTACCGTCGACTCCAATATCGTGAGTGATGTCGATGGCCATCCTGCTCGGAAGCTTCTGAGATGGTTGTTGACTTTGACTTTTTGACCCTTCCTGCTGTATCCAAGCCTCCATAAAAGGCTGCAGGCATATAAATGGCGTCCTCGTAAATGAACCGCTGGCTGCCACCTTCGTCGCTCCAATTTCTATGACAAGAAGAATTATAGCAAAATTATAGCGAGCACCCCACCTTCGTCGTCCCCTCTCATCAAGCTAGATAGATCCGGGCTTCGGTTAAAAATATCATCGAAATGAAGGAGCAATTCGATCATTTCCCATAAGCTATGTGCAAGTGAAAGCACCTTTCGACATTCTTTTTGTCCATTACAGCGACTGCGATGTCTCGTTGTCTCCTTCTCATTGATGAACTCAACGTCGAGCACATATGATCACCAAGATATGGGCTTGGGAAGCAATTGGAGCTTGGTTAAATTTTTCAAAACTTAATCTCTCTGTCCTGTTGTTCCGTTATAGTCGCTTCCATTGAAGGAAAAGATGAGATTGACGAACAGCGGTGCTTGAGATATATGTAGTGCAAAAGATGAAAGGCCCTATGATTGTGGAATAAGTTGGTGTAGTCTACGTTCTTGGTGCGAAGGGAATCTGCAGGAGAACTTGAGGAGGGAGAAGTCGACACCAAAGTCAGTAAAATACGCTAGTCAAACTCCAACCTCCAATCCAAAATACAAATAAATCCAAAAGATCACCGCCATATCGCGGAGTACCAGCAACAAATACTTAGGGCGCACTCCCTCGTACCATAGTTTTGATCTTTAAATGATCAGCATCAAACCTTCTCGTTTCCAGAACAACCGCAAAGTTTGAATGaaaagtcctttttttttctttttgtgaaaaatagatttttttttttataccaaTCTCGAAAAAATATATCTTatataaattagaaaataaaatataaaataatttagaaaaaaatatccaGCATAGAGTTCACAAAATAGTGTCCACATGGTTAGCCGTATAACTAGCCATCCGACAACtaagggctcatttggttcgtgggaaaagaaggggggaaagtgtggtcaacggaaaagtaatgagatgcctcttgtttggttggagttttcaaaagagagagaagggaaagttgtattcccatgggaatatgattcccacatttcatggaaaagttgtattttcatggaaatatgattcccatatttcatgggaaagtctttctcaTAAGAAACATTGAAAATTTACTTTTTCCATGAGgcaggaatcactccatttttactttttttttaaaaaatcccttcaatattaaagaagcattaaagagacattaaaaatttaatttttattaaggatataataggaattatatataacttttctaAGAAAGTAGATGGCCAACTAAATATAAATACTTtgtaaatttattatttttttatggtcaactaaacatacaaaagtactttcctaagtatgcttttcttaagtatttatttttcaaaaattatatttttttttaaaaaaaaatttctcacggaccaaacgagccctaaatatTTTCAGCTGGTACCTGAGCAACCCTCACAATTTCCCTATTTTGACATAGAACCCTAAATCCGGACCTGATGGGGCCCCCTTGGTACTTACACATGGTACCTTGTCTTCCAATAAGAGAAAGTCGTCGAGCTTATTAGGTAAAGCAACTGACATCCCAATTACTATTGCATTAAATTTGCAACaagtaaaaggaaaaaaataaaaaataaatctctCCCATCCATTCAGCTGTTGGCACATTAGAAACCCTTCCACCCATCAATCCATTTCAAGTTCTTAAGTCCACTCttctccccttcctcctcctcctgtgtCTCCGCCCCCAATTCTCCCAACCGTCTAACCCCAACCCACAAATGGCGAAACCCCTCCTCCTTCCCACTTTGCTCCTCTTCCTGGTGTACTCCTCTTGTTTGGCCGGCGCCAAGGTGTGCCCCTCGTGCGGCTCCACCGCCGTGCCGTACCCTCTGAGCACGGCGGAGGGCTGCGGGGACCCCCTGTACAAGATCCGATGCGACAATACGACGCGTTCCCTCTTCTTCGACGCCCTCAACGGCTCCTCCTACCCCATCACGTCCATCCACCCCTCCATCCAGCGCCTCGTCATCCGCCCTGCCCCCTTCGCCTCCGCCTCTGCCTGCGTCACCACGGACCTCCACTCCCAGGGCATCATGCTCAACAGCTCCCTCCCCTTCAACGTCTCCAGCAGCAACACCATCATGCTCCTCAACTGCACCTcccgcctcctcctctcccCCCTCAACTGCTCCTCCAACAGCCTCTGCCACATCTACGTCAACGCCACCGCCGACGCCGCCGCCTGCCGCACCATCTCCATCTGCTGCACCTTCGTCGCCGGCGGCTCCTCCACCTCCTACGCCGTCCGGGCCTCCGGCGTCGGGTGCAGCGCCTACCGCAGCTTCGTCAATCTCGACGCCGCCGGGACGCCGGTGGCGCGGTGGGGGGACAGCTCCGGGGTGGAGCTCCTGTGGTCGTCGCCCCGGGAGCCGATCTGCCGGTCCCAGGCCGACTGCGAGGCCGGCGTCAACGCCACGTGCAGGGCGGATCCGGCGTCGGGCGGGACGGTCAACCGGTGCTTCTGCAATTCGGAGGCTGCTTTGACTTGGGACCCCATCAGCGGCACCTGTGCCGAGAGTGAGTTTGACCGTCAtccgtttctttcttctccggaTTACTCGCTATATTAATCTCCTCCGTGACTCTTCGTCGTTCCCTTTCCCATGTAGATGTTACGGATTCCTGTGAGAGTACGGGAGGATGCGGTGGAACAAACCATGGGCCTCTGATTGCCGGtgagcttcttcttcttcttttttttatcaattttagATTGTGCTAATGCTATTATGAttggttattttatttttaaaatgaaTCGTGAATTGGTATCGGATCAAGATATTTGTTTCTTGCAAAATGATACCTTTTTTCTTCAAATAGTCATGGTCGatatatatattcatcaccTACCTCCTTATGCTGAAATTAGTATAGTTCTCTGCCGTTTATATGGGTATATCAAACACCTGATAGCACCCAGCTGCAGCCCGTTTCTGCTCAATGAAAGTAGAATAGTTGGAAAGACGACAAAGCAGGAGAGCGGACCATTTCAAGGGGTCTGATATCTTAATATAAGcttttaaattcaacaagatttTGACATGGATCAAAATTACTGTAGTGCCTCCGTCTTGGTTCTTATAACTCGGTAAGACGGTATTGGTGGACCGGTAGTGGAAGTAATATTCTAACACTACAAAGTGGACCTGAACCgtacctttttttcttcttttttttgcgcGCGCGCATAATTGTTTGCAGAGGATGGCTTCAACTTTGGCTCTTTTTACCATCTAGATGCGTAGATCAATATTACCTTCTCGAGAATTCTTTAAAGATCAAATCGTTCTTCAGTTGCATGTTTGGTGTACGGTTGTGATCAAGCTCCCTGGGAGTTCAAATAATATTCATCTGACCTCCTTGGTGTAGcctatgatttttctttttgcaagttggaaaattaaaaaaatacagtGTAAATATATCTGCAgtaatcagaaaacaaaaaattcaaggAGAAAGACATGTAGAAGAATCCTAAAAATAAGATCTAGTACGGCGAACCAGATAACCTATTATTCAATCTTCAGCACTGTTAGCTTTTTTAGAAAACAACGCATGCATTATCTGTTAATAGTTTTGTAAGAGTGGATGAAGTCAAAAAGCCATCTAATAACTGGCAAAAAAATCTTAATCTAAATAAATATGAGAAATACTTGATCTCTAGGTAGCATAAATTAGCGCTGCCGCTAGTTACAGGGATAGGACTGGAGACAATTAGGTCGCACCTGTTTGTGGGAAGAGGGGGGAGGCTGTTGCTAGCGTCTCAAACTCACTGAAGTTGGTTCCCGAAACAGGGCTGGTGTCGGGTCTGGGCGCGGCACTGCTCGTGGGCACGGCGGGCTTCCTCTTCTACCGGCGGCAGCGGCGCATCCGCGAGGCCCGAGAGCGCCTGGCCAAGGAGCGGGAGGAGCTCCTGAACACCAACAATACGAGCGGCCGCTCCGCCAAGTACTTCACCGGGAAAGAGATCAAGAAGGCCACTGCCAACTTCTCCCGCGAGAACCTCCTCGGCATCGGCGGCTACGGCGAGGTCTACAAGGGCGTCCTCGAGGACGGCACCCCGCTGGCCGTCAAGTGCGCCAAGCTCGGCAACACCAAGTCCACCGACCAGGTCCTTAACGAGGTCCGCATCCTGTCCCAGGTCAACCACCGcagccttgtccgcctcctcggctgctgcgtTGACCTCGATCAGCCCCTCATGGTCTACGAGTTCATTCCAAACGGAACTCTCTCCGACCACCTCCACGGCCTCCGCCCGCCGCTCCCCTGGCGCTGCCGCCTCTCCATTGCCCGCCAGACTGCCGAGGGCCTCGCCTACCTGCACTCCTCCGCCGTGCCCCCCATCTACCACCGCGACGTCAAGTCCAGCAACATCCTCCTCGACGAGAAGCTCAACGGGAAGGTCTCGGACTTTGGGCTCTCCCGTCTGGCCGAGTCCGACCTCAGCCACATCTCCACCTGCGCCCAGGGCACCCTCGGCTACCTCGACCCCGAGTACTACCGCAACTACCAGCTGACCGACAAGAGCGATGTGTACAGCTTCGGAGTGGTCCTGCTGGAGCTGCTGACGTCGCAGAAGGCGATCGACTTCAACAGGGGACCCGATGATGTGAACCTGGCTGTGTACGTGCAGAAcagggtggaggaggagaggcTGATGGAGGTGGTGGACGGCTCGCTCAAGGAGGGCGCCACCCAGGTGGAGCTGGACACCATGAAGGCCCTGGGTTTCCTCGCCCTGGGttgcttggaggagaggaggcaGAACCGGCCGTCCATGAAGGAGGTGACTGAGGAGATCGAGTATATTATGAGCATCGAGGCCGGTGGCGTGGAGCAGCAGCACAGTGCCTAGGAGGAGGGCATGACTAGAAATAGTAAATACCTCTATCCGGGTTCGACGATGGTTCGACGATGCCATGGTATGGCGTCGCACCTGCATGTTACTCTGCACCCACCCCTCTACGAGTCTACAGGGAAGAGAAACTAGTTATTATTATGCTGTGAATATTTTGCTTCGCTGTGGCTGTGGATGCCACAATGTTTTCGTACTTATAATGTCAGCAGGATATGTTTTCCAGAATCATTCTCAGAGTTCTGTGCCTTTGGAATTTTTGTCACAGCTGCGGGAGAAAGTACTGTATGCTCCACTAATCTTTCCAACGACTCTTGATGCTAAAACCACCATGTTcccactaaaactaatccttcaaCATATATCATGACCGGTCCGATCCACTAGCAATATTTCCATCCATGTTTCGAGGCCTTTTCATTCccacatcagcccctctccaagcACATTCAGGGAAACACGACATgttctcagaaaaaaaaaaataccgctGTCCCAAATAACAGAGGTGGAACCTTGCATGGCCAGAGAGCAACCTCACGTCATGGGCTCAAGGTTTAGATAGAGATTGAATTCTCTGGATTTGAAGATTGTATGGAAAATATGATTTATAAAGGAATTTTGCGACCTTCCTTCAGgtatcttttccattatgcaGTTGTATATAGTGGCTTGTTagacctctctttcttttttcagcGCATGCCTTACTGTACATATCGAATTATACTGTTTCTGTGAGCAGAGTAGCAGAAGAAATGAAATATTGTTTATTAGCTATTCTATTCTTAGAAAAGCGCAACTGGAAAATAAAGGTCAGGCTTGCGAGAATGTGAGATTCGGTAAATCCTAAGATTGAAAATCAGCTGATAAGTGTTGATTGCATCCTGATTGCATCCTGATTGATGAAAAGGTTATCATGGCTCTTCCATAATCTACGATCGTTTtttctacacacacacacacacacacacacacacacacacacattgtTCTTCCAATGTACTTCTTTTATGAAGAGGAcatcaatttttcaaaatttcaagGTAATGATTCCTTTAATTTCAAGGTAACCAAAATTTTTCATGAAGGTGGCTCTTAGCTGGGTGATTTGCATCAAAGTTTGCCGGACCTTCTTCATCTCAAATCCCAAAACAAGTTCAGTTCAAACTTTTACGAGAAAGTCCTATAAAAACATCATCAACCGCAACCCAGTAATATAGGCGCGGTTTGGAATCTTCTTGATAAAAGGTGGAAGAGCATATTAGATGATGAGATCATGTTTGAGGCTTGGTTATGATTTGCAGGTTAGCTGGGCcagaatttaacaaacttactGGGCCTTCAAATGTTTCCTAATCATAGCCCTTTTTCGGGATACATTTGAGCTTCGTGACAAGCATCACAATCTTTATGAACCGCTCGCTCTGAAAAATACCAGGATCAAGTAGGACCGGCGCGACGGGTGAGCTTCCCTCTCTTGAGCAAGTGTCATCCCTCACAAATGTATCACGAGATTGGATAGGAGAGATTGCTATAGTTCCATATTAACTAATAAAAGAGATGCCATAGAGGTTTATTAGTCTGGGACCCGCCGACCACAAGCTTGGCAATGAATGCACCTGTGATTCTGTGAATGGAACTTCCATTTGGAGGAAACAGAAAGCAGCAATGAGAATATGACAACAATTTGGTGCTGCTAAGACATCTTTCCAAGACGTTGTCATGTAAACAATGAGAATAGCCATGTACTCATTTCCAAGACGTCTTATGGGACAAAAGTAAAGGTAACCTGGTGAGGATCTCTCAACTGGCTATGTGTAAGGCCCGCATGGACCATTTACCGCGCCGAGCATCGCAGCCAAGAAAACGGAGCAAAAATAAGCGCTCACTGCCGGCCGGGATGGTTCAACACCGAGAGACCGAGTGGTCAACGGAACCAATAGGCTAGCTTCAGCTAGAACTTTTTATGGTCAAGAAAGGCGGACTGGAGTTGTATCTTTGGTGCCAAAGAATGATTGACGTCCTCTTGCGATGTTAATAATTTGATCGCGCCTCACACAGATCTTAAAACTAAACTGAACTACATTCATTCATTTGCTTGCACAGCTCTGTTAGTGACAATTGCAATGGTGGATACGTGCGAAGGAAGATGACTCCTTCTTTCATGCAAGAGATGcggttcttttatttttcatgtgAAAGGACTCACCTTCCTTCGTATGAATCCACCATTGAACTGTACAGTGGTCGCTTCGAGATCTATCCTGGTAGATGAATGAAGGTTTGGGAATGCCTTGCGATCTACGCAAGACGCAATCCAACGATTGATATtatgaaaaaaacaaaagatcaATCATAATTTTTCACTTACTCCTCAATTCTTTATCTGTAATTGTGCAACTTTGATGTATTCCTTATTGACTTGCAGATCGTGCATGAACATAGCGAACACCACCATGAAGATGAAGATCCTGATGAAGGTGATAAAAAACCACATCAGATAGTTGCACCTGAGTACAAGCGTCTAATAGTAATTGCtgccaaaaaaagaaagggagagcGAGCTGATGCATTTAAAATTGATCCTGATAAAGTAACTGGTCTTAGCTTAAGTGAGCTAGTGTTTGAAAAAGCTGTAATTTCTCATGGAACTGAAATTGTCTAGTACCTTTAGAAAAGAACATAATACTTTTAGGTGATATTTCATATCTGCCCTCTTTTCTATTGGTGTGAGCATGCATAAGCCTTCGGTTGCACACCTTCCATTTAAGTCAAATAGTTGAGAAGTGAAGAGATTGCAGGTTATCTTAAATAATACGCAtctcgctttttttttttattctcatgAACTAAATTTTGCCTGATAAATTTCTGCATGTAAAATACGTTGGAGCACAAATTCCCGAGCTGCACAAATCTTTTTTGTAGGTTTACTCAAAAGAACCTATTGAGGATTTATCCAAAGGGTACACGTTTTACCTCCTCTAATTACGGCCCATTACTCGGTTCGATGCATGGAGCTCAGATGGTTGCATTATATATGCAGGTATTAATTCTCCTTTAGCaatccaaattttctttctttaggaAAAAAACAACTACTTCATGATAACCATTTCTTTATACTCATAGATAGGTTTTATTCATGTCTGTTCTCAGGAGATTCATTATACGATAAGTATGAAATGATATAACTTGGGCTGGAGATGGTACTCCTATATGGTGTTTATAATGGGATGGCCAGAttttgcttgagaggaggaactTTTGTACATACCATGGCAATTTTTCGGGAAATATAATTGAAATCTTTTTGGATCTCACCACCACTTTCATTCAAACATCGATTTCTTCAATGCATTGAAGAACTGGGATTAGTTAGGACAATAGCCATCTTTCCTGAATTCTGTTGATGATTGCAAAACCAAAGCAAGGATTTTGAAAATTCTCAAGGTTACTTTAAAATAAGTTTACTTTTATGAGCTTATGTTAGAACTCCTCGGATATATGGACCAAAGTATGGCGACTATTTATGCTGATTAGATGCTTCTATTAGCTATTGTGAGCTTTTCATATAGATGGGTATACTGAAACCTAGAAGactgaaatatatttcattgcCGAATGATAGACTTATTTTTGGCTTTTCAATCACCCATTGCAAAATGGATCGCGATCATGAATTTTTTGTCTATACATATTTATAGATATTCTTTGAGTTTGCTGGAAGCTTATAACATGGAGAGCTATTGACCAAATAAATACAGTTGAGATGAACCCATTTATTTGCCTTActtgttgaattttcttttctgaGTCTGTGATCTGAATCTTACTGGGGTTGTTACCTTGTTGATCTCTcacatttaaaaatattatttatgatcTCTTAGCTTGACACATCAGGGAAGGACTTGGTCCATATTGTTTGAATTATGAGGGAGAGAAGTAGAAATTCTTAAAAACATTTTATTACATGAAGTAGATATCtggaaggaaaaaagaattCTGTGTCAACAGGACAACTGTGATACTCTACATGGCACAGAACATATAAGCTATGAAAGTAGAACAATAAAAAATGAAACACACTTAACCAGTTCTGAACCAGATCAGCTAATGTGCATGCTATTATTCTTTTTCCCAAGAAAATATGTCAGAATATTTCTCATAAAACTCCTTAACTTGGAACATCTCTTCCAAATGTTAGTTTGTCCAAACTTTTTGATGTAATGACAAGTTGATTCATTTCCCATGTGTATTGATAGAGTGTAGAGCCTGCATGAAAACCAGTCCTAGTTGTTCTCCACTGTGCCTCAGAATCAAGTCCAAATTATTCATATCTACACCTGTTTATGGTTAACTTTGGCAGACTCGGCTTCCATTTGAAGGTCTAAGGCAAGCATTGTTTCTGAATTATTAACTATAGGTCGAGCTTCAATTGTATTCATTTTTGGACTTCTTGACATAAACACAAACTTTTGGACTTCTTTACTTCAAATTGAAACTTTATTCTTCATATTGAACTATGTATCATGTATCATGTATCATGGACCATATATCATATAAcatatactatttttttttatagatagaAGAACataggagggagtctgatgagGTAAAGTTCTATAGAATGACTCATACCCACTTAGATGATAGCTTTATTCGAGAAGAGTCTAAAGATATTATCATATGTTTTTTGATAATAGATTTGTGCAATGATTCGTAGTTTCATTTTTTATATCATTAATAtgtaacttttttaaaaaaaatataggatAGGGTTGCATTTTGAGACTCAACCATCGGTAGGTAACTGCTCCTACCCAAACAAACCTCCTCGAAACGGCCTTACCACCAATACTCcagttacgggggaacttagccaccatgccccacgtgaccggcacgcgcgcccaggaagactacggctgccccttgatccagcaatccgacctcgggtcggatatcttcggctccgcagcccgaccccgagtcggctgccccttgatccagcaatccgacctcgggtcggatatcttcggctccgcagcccgaccccgagtcggctgcccct
Encoded proteins:
- the LOC103716779 gene encoding wall-associated receptor kinase-like 20, producing MAKPLLLPTLLLFLVYSSCLAGAKVCPSCGSTAVPYPLSTAEGCGDPLYKIRCDNTTRSLFFDALNGSSYPITSIHPSIQRLVIRPAPFASASACVTTDLHSQGIMLNSSLPFNVSSSNTIMLLNCTSRLLLSPLNCSSNSLCHIYVNATADAAACRTISICCTFVAGGSSTSYAVRASGVGCSAYRSFVNLDAAGTPVARWGDSSGVELLWSSPREPICRSQADCEAGVNATCRADPASGGTVNRCFCNSEAALTWDPISGTCAENVTDSCESTGGCGGTNHGPLIAGLVSGLGAALLVGTAGFLFYRRQRRIREARERLAKEREELLNTNNTSGRSAKYFTGKEIKKATANFSRENLLGIGGYGEVYKGVLEDGTPLAVKCAKLGNTKSTDQVLNEVRILSQVNHRSLVRLLGCCVDLDQPLMVYEFIPNGTLSDHLHGLRPPLPWRCRLSIARQTAEGLAYLHSSAVPPIYHRDVKSSNILLDEKLNGKVSDFGLSRLAESDLSHISTCAQGTLGYLDPEYYRNYQLTDKSDVYSFGVVLLELLTSQKAIDFNRGPDDVNLAVYVQNRVEEERLMEVVDGSLKEGATQVELDTMKALGFLALGCLEERRQNRPSMKEVTEEIEYIMSIEAGGVEQQHSA